The genomic DNA TGCCCACTTTTTATTTTTTGTAGTGAGTGAATGATGGGAGAGTTTTCGATTCCGGGCAGGATCAGAGAGATCGCAGCGAGAGTTGCTGAGGATCGAGGCGTCGAATTGGTTCATTCTGAGGTCGCCGGAACAAAGCGTGATTCGGTCGTCCGTATCTACATTGATAAGCCGGATGGGGTTACGCTCGACGATTGCGGCGGATTTTCATCAAGCGTCGAAGACGTGTTGGACGCCGAAGATTTTATTCCGGGCAAATACGTTCTCGAGGTTTCGTCGCCCGGTATCGAACGCGAGCTTTATACGCTTGCAGATTTTGAGAAATTCAAGGGCAGGCTTGTAAAGGTCAAGACCTCGCAGGAATTTGCCGGACAGAAGAATTTTGTTGGTAGTTTGACAGGCGTTGAGGATAGCGAGATCACGATCGAAGATCGAACGGTCGGGGAAGTACAATTCCCGTACGAAACCGTCACGAAGGCAAATTTGAAGATAGATCTCGATGCGGAATTTAAGAAACGCCAGGGCTAGGAAGTTATGACATCATCCATTGGACAGAGCATCGAAATGCTGTGTACGGAACAAGGCCTAGATCGCGACATGGTCATCGAAGCCATGAAGGAAGCCGTTCGTGCGGC from Acidobacteriota bacterium includes the following:
- a CDS encoding ribosome maturation factor RimP yields the protein MGEFSIPGRIREIAARVAEDRGVELVHSEVAGTKRDSVVRIYIDKPDGVTLDDCGGFSSSVEDVLDAEDFIPGKYVLEVSSPGIERELYTLADFEKFKGRLVKVKTSQEFAGQKNFVGSLTGVEDSEITIEDRTVGEVQFPYETVTKANLKIDLDAEFKKRQG